From the Cystobacter ferrugineus genome, the window CGGTGATGATCATCGGTTCAGGCCAAGGCCTCGATGCAGGCGGCGAGCCGGCGCCCCACGTAGTCGCCCCAGAGAAGCCCCTTCCGGGTGAGTGACAGCGTGCGCTCCTGGAGCGTCACGAAGCCGTTCTTCTCCAGCTCCTCCACGACGGGAGCGCACCACCGCGCCAGATCGAAGCCATGGCGTTGCTGGAAGGCGGCCAGGTCCAGGTGGATGAGCTTCATGCCCAGCACCGCCTCGCGCGCCATCAGCTCGCGCGCCGAGAGCCGGTGGCCCCGGGCGAGGGGCAGCTCTCCGGCTTCCAGCGTCTGGAGGTAGCGGGGCAGCTCGCTCGTGTTCTGCATCGCGTGGGCGCCGAGCGAGCCGAAGGCCGACACGCCAAAGCCATAGGTGTCCGTGCCGAGCCACCGCGAGCTGATGTGCCGTTGCCGGTAGGCGCCGCCGCGCGTGAAGGTGAAGAAGTTCACCGGCTGGTAGCCATGGCGCTCGAACTGCTCCAGGGCGTGGGTGATGAAGCGCAGCTCCTCGTCATCCGTGGGCAGGGTGAGCGCGTTGCGCTTGATGTCGGCGGAATAGCCGGTGTTGGCGTGGAGCTCCGTCTTGTAGACGGTGAGGGAGTGCACGTCGGCGGCGAGCGCGCGCTCGATGGTATAGGCCCAGGTCTGCTCGGTCTCCCCCGCGAGGCCGCTCATCAGGTCCACGTTGACGGTGGCGCCGGTGGCCTTGGCGAGCGCGATGGCCTTGAAGGCGTGCTGCTCGGTGTCGTGGCGCCCCGTGCGCCGGAGGATGTCGTCGCAGAAGGACTGGATGCCCAGGCTGATGCGGTTGACGCCGAGCGCCTGGAGATGGTCCGCCTTGGACTGGATGAGCGTGACCGGCTCGCCCTCGATGGTGATTTCCGGATCCTCCAGCGTCAGGTGCTCGTGGAGGCTCTCCATCAACCGGCTCAGGTTCTGCCGGGACAGCAGCGTGGGCGTGCCACCACCGAAGTACACGCTGGTCGTGGGCCGCTCCTTGAGGTGGAAGCGCCGGGAGACCAGGGCGATCTCCCGGCACAGCGCGCTCACGTAGGCGTCGATCTCCGCCTTGCGGTGCTCGGCCAGCGTGGTGGTCTTGTAGTGGCAGTACGCGCAGCGCTGGATGCAGAAGGGCGAGTGCACGTAGACGTTGAGCGGCCGGGGAGCCAGCAGTTCCCGGAGGCCCTCCGGGCGCCAGTAGCGGTAGGGCGGATGGTTGGTGACGAATCCCCGGCGTGTCAGCTCGTCCGGCGCGGGTCTCTCCCCGGTGCTCATGGCGCTGTCCTCGCGGGCGGGCTTCAGGGAGGAAGGCTCTTGCCGGCCCGCGCGAGCTGGCCGTGGATGTGCGCGGCCAGCACGGTGAGGTTGGCGAAGACTTCCGGGCGGATGTCCTGGTCGGCGAACTCGAAGCCGTAGCGCTTCTCGATGAGGTTCATGAACTCGAAGAGGACCATCGAGTCGAGCGCCAGTCCGTCCTCGTGGAGGGACACCGTCGCGGTGATCCGCGACTCGTCGAGGCGCACGTCCAGCTCCCGGGTGATCATCTGCTTGAGCTGCTCGATGATCGGAGCGAGCGCCGTCTCGGTGGAGGGGTGGGGGTGTTGGGGTGGAGGGAGCGATGCGCGCGTGCTCATGGGCGGCGTCCTTGCTGGAGCGCGGAAGGGGATGTCATGGCCAGCGCGCGCAGGGCCTGGCGATCCACCTTGCCGCTGGGTAGCAGGGGCAGGGCGGACAGGAGCCGGATTTCGTCCGGGAGCGCGTAGCCGGGCATCAGGTCGAGGCAGGCGGTGCGGACCCGCGCGGGCTCGAGGGGCTGTCCCTCGCGGGGAACGCAGAAGACGATGAGGCGCCGGCCCCGGAATCCCTCCAACCCGAGGACCGCGATGGCCCGCTCCACGCCGGGGACCCGCTCCACGGCGCTCTCGATGTCGGTGAGCATGAGGAGTCGTCCATCCCGTTTGACGCCGAGATCCGTCCGGCCCAGGACCTCGAGTGCTCCCTCCGC encodes:
- a CDS encoding phosphopantetheine-binding protein, yielding MSTRASLPPPQHPHPSTETALAPIIEQLKQMITRELDVRLDESRITATVSLHEDGLALDSMVLFEFMNLIEKRYGFEFADQDIRPEVFANLTVLAAHIHGQLARAGKSLPP
- a CDS encoding coproporphyrinogen-III oxidase family protein; amino-acid sequence: MSTGERPAPDELTRRGFVTNHPPYRYWRPEGLRELLAPRPLNVYVHSPFCIQRCAYCHYKTTTLAEHRKAEIDAYVSALCREIALVSRRFHLKERPTTSVYFGGGTPTLLSRQNLSRLMESLHEHLTLEDPEITIEGEPVTLIQSKADHLQALGVNRISLGIQSFCDDILRRTGRHDTEQHAFKAIALAKATGATVNVDLMSGLAGETEQTWAYTIERALAADVHSLTVYKTELHANTGYSADIKRNALTLPTDDEELRFITHALEQFERHGYQPVNFFTFTRGGAYRQRHISSRWLGTDTYGFGVSAFGSLGAHAMQNTSELPRYLQTLEAGELPLARGHRLSARELMAREAVLGMKLIHLDLAAFQQRHGFDLARWCAPVVEELEKNGFVTLQERTLSLTRKGLLWGDYVGRRLAACIEALA